The following proteins are encoded in a genomic region of Xanthomonas citri pv. mangiferaeindicae:
- a CDS encoding Na+ dependent nucleoside transporter domain-containing protein → MEDLTRIGFGLFGLAVLLAITWLFSNNKRAVDWKLVATGVTLQIAFAAVVLRVPGGREVFDALGHGFVKVLSFVNAGSEFIFGSLMNVETYGFIFAFQVLPTIIFFAALMGVLYHLGVMQAIVRVMALAITKVMRVSGAETTSVCASVFIGQTEAPLTVRPYISRMTESELITMMIGGMAHIAGGVLAAYVGMLGGGNPEEQAFYAKHLLAASIMAAPATLVIAKILIPETREPLTRGTVKMEVEKTTGNIIDAAAAGAGDGLRLALNIGAMLLAFIALIAMINWPLEWIGEATGLAEAIGRPTNLATIFGFVLAPIAWLIGVPWQDASVVGSLIGQKIVINEFVAYLQLADIVNGRVEGIALTEQGRLIATYALCGFANFSSIAIQIGGIGGLAPDRRQDLARFGLRAVLGGTIATLMTATIAGVLTYIGA, encoded by the coding sequence ATGGAAGACCTGACGCGGATCGGCTTCGGCCTGTTCGGACTCGCCGTGCTGCTCGCGATCACGTGGCTGTTCTCCAACAACAAGCGCGCCGTCGACTGGAAGCTGGTCGCCACCGGCGTCACCCTGCAGATCGCGTTCGCCGCGGTCGTGCTGCGCGTGCCCGGCGGGCGTGAGGTGTTCGATGCGCTGGGCCACGGCTTCGTCAAGGTGCTCTCGTTCGTCAACGCCGGCTCGGAGTTCATCTTCGGCAGCCTGATGAATGTGGAGACCTACGGCTTCATCTTCGCGTTCCAGGTGCTGCCGACGATCATCTTCTTCGCCGCGCTGATGGGCGTGCTCTACCACCTGGGCGTGATGCAGGCGATCGTGCGGGTCATGGCGCTGGCGATCACCAAGGTGATGCGGGTCTCGGGCGCCGAGACCACCAGCGTGTGCGCCAGCGTGTTCATCGGCCAGACCGAGGCGCCGCTGACCGTGCGCCCGTATATCTCGCGGATGACCGAGTCGGAGCTGATCACGATGATGATCGGCGGCATGGCGCACATCGCCGGCGGCGTGCTCGCCGCGTATGTGGGCATGCTCGGCGGCGGCAACCCCGAGGAACAGGCGTTCTACGCCAAGCATCTGCTGGCCGCCTCGATCATGGCCGCACCGGCGACGCTGGTCATCGCCAAGATCCTGATCCCCGAGACGCGCGAGCCGCTGACCCGCGGCACGGTCAAGATGGAAGTCGAGAAGACCACCGGCAACATCATCGATGCCGCGGCCGCCGGCGCCGGCGACGGCTTGCGCCTGGCACTGAACATCGGCGCGATGCTGCTGGCCTTCATCGCGCTGATCGCGATGATCAACTGGCCGCTGGAATGGATCGGTGAGGCCACCGGCCTGGCCGAGGCGATCGGCCGCCCGACCAACCTGGCGACGATCTTCGGCTTCGTGCTCGCCCCGATCGCCTGGCTGATCGGCGTGCCGTGGCAGGACGCGTCGGTGGTCGGCTCGCTGATCGGCCAGAAGATCGTCATCAACGAATTCGTCGCGTACCTGCAGTTGGCCGACATCGTCAACGGCCGCGTCGAGGGCATCGCGCTGACCGAGCAGGGACGCCTGATCGCGACCTATGCGCTGTGCGGCTTCGCGAACTTCAGCTCGATCGCGATCCAGATCGGCGGCATCGGCGGTCTGGCCCCCGACCGCCGCCAGGATCTGGCGCGGTTCGGCCTGCGCGCGGTGCTCGGCGGCACCATCGCCACGCTGATGACCGCGACGATCGCCGGCGTGCTGACCTACATCGGCGCCTGA